One window of the Gavia stellata isolate bGavSte3 chromosome 9, bGavSte3.hap2, whole genome shotgun sequence genome contains the following:
- the COL17A1 gene encoding collagen alpha-1(XVII) chain, with protein sequence MDSVTKKTRQDGSEVTERLITETVTTRLTSLPPKGGSSSGLKTSSHTGGSGVEKRSYTHGSSYVTSSGSGRLHSSSSSSGYRQTQSPSSTLTKSPGSTFERKTYVNRHATYEGSSSANSSPEFPRKEFASASTRGRSQSRESEIRVRLQSASPSGRWTELDDVKRLLKGSRSASCSPTRSPSSTLPIPKKAVVETKMVTESSQSVSGTYDTTILNTALPSYMWSSTLPAGSSLGGYHNSSSLINTMSHSTGSVFGVPNNLAPSNHTLNAGLSTSSTVFGVQNNLSPSASTLTQNATAASAGQQQSYGMKNTSQSNTMTNANTGVSASAGGTILSSQGDDILRKDCKFLLLEKENAPAKKEMELLIMTKDSGKVFSASNTGLNGGSFVEDTLKKEKQGFSSSYATDTGLKSDANGGLKSMPTRDKATYAEIRNGDAGGAIGSAPSWCPCGSCCSWWKWLLGLLLAWLFLLGLLFGLIALAEEVRKLKSRVENLEKINGGLLTINQGNSKIEKDVSRVDFLHGISPSSTFPYENEESVWLMVKNRLNKEVERGYFRGERGEPGEKGDMGIQGPRGERGLPGVPGIPGPIGHQGPEGPKGQKGSMGDPGIEGPMGQRGREGLPGPRGEPGPPGFGEKGDRGGVGEPGPPGPPGPPGSAGLKGLMGSPGPQGPPGPPGLQGFRGEAGLPGAKGEKGATGAPGPKGDQGEKGSRGMTGEQGSRGMPGPPGEPGAKGPIGQAGRDGQPGEKGEPGLTGMPGARGPPGPSGDAGQPGLTGPQGPPGLPGNPGRPGARGEPGAPGKVVSAEGSSTIALPGPPGPPGPAGPTGPPGVPGPVGPAGLPGQQGPRGEKGSPGEAVIETIKTEVSSLTSQMLADLPGRAGPPGPPGPPGESVQGPPGPRGPPGEGLPGPPGPPGRPGSSMSTSETFFTGPPGPPGPPGPKGDQGERGPRGFTGEPGEPGLSAFSSHGDRITMQGPPGVPGPPGPPGPKGDAGVPGAPGIPGASRGGSRQIQGPPGPPGPPGPPGPGGSSSQEIQQYVTDYLKSDNVRHYLTGAQGPPGPPGPPGVITTADGTNLDYAELAARVMSYMTSSSDRYQSFASSVSTTSVLYQELLDMLQREEIRQYLIGPRGPPGPPGPGGDGMSLSLDYDELTRRFISYLTSSGMSIGLPGPPGPPGTPGISYSDLTAYLRNSEFSGLVGPPGPAGPPGPPGIPGSPGTSLEDVSAYLQSVGYSSLSGVQGPPGPPGPPGPPGFSGTGLLSYADITHSDEFRSELIQYLKSDEVRSYISGPPGPPGPRGPPGPKGDSGLVAGSLSSSYQGLRTSERLHGGSLGAEGSHGGSLGTSSSYGSSMSSMSSYSASMGSDGSYDASMGSDGSFDGLLTEEESHRRSASSSRSYSNSFTGSLDYNELALRVSESLQSQGILQDLMSYTAQGPAGPPGPPGPPGISRVFAAYGNVTEDLMDFFRTYGTIQGPPGEKGERGYPGPKGDPGPMGPPGRHGHRGPKGEKGEKGEQVYVGRRKRRGLGV encoded by the exons agAGTGAAATACGAGTCCGACTGCAGAGCGCGTCTCCCTCTGGCAGAT GGACAGAGTTGGATGATGTGAAACGTTTGCTGAAAGGAAGTCGAtcagccagctgcagccctaCTCGATCACCGTCAAGTACGCTCCCGATACCAAAAAAGGCTGTGGTGGAGACAAAGATGGTTACTGAGAGCTCTCAGTCAG tGTCAGGGACATATGATACAACCATACTGAATACCGCCCTCCCTTCATACATGTGGTCCTCCACTCTGCCTGCTGGGTCTTCCCTTGGTGGATACCATAACAGCTCCTCCTTGATCAATACTATGTCTCACTCTACAGGATCAG TTTTTGGTGTTCCAAATAACCTGGCACCCAGCAATCATACTCTGAACGCAGGCCTGAGCACTTCCTCTACAG TGTTTGGAGTTCAAAACAACCTGTCTCCAAGTGCCTCAACCCTGACTCAGAATGCCACTGCAGCCTCTGCAGGTCAGCAACAAT CATATGGGATGAAGAACACTTCTCAGAGCAACACCATGACAAATGCAAATACTGGTGTGTCTGCCTCAGCAG GGGGAACCATTTTGAGCTCCCAGGGAGATGACATTCTGCGCAAAGACTGCaaattcctgctgctggagaaggagaaTGCCCCAGCAAAGAAGGAGATGGAGCTCTTGATCATGACAAAGGACAGTGGCAAAGTCTTTAGTGCCTCTAACACTGGGCTTAATGGAG GATCCTTTGTAGAAGACACCttgaagaaagagaagcagggaTTTTCCTCCTCTTACGCTACAGATACTGGCCTAAAATCGGATGCAAATG GAGGACTGAAATCCATGCCAACAAGGGACAAAGCAACTTACGCAG AAATACGAAATGGTGATGCAGGGGGTGCAATTGGGTCAGCACCGTCCTGGTGTCCTTGTGGTTCCTGCTGTAGCTGGTGGAAATGGCTCCTGGGTTTGCTTCTGGCCTGGTTGTTTCTCCTTGGATTGCTTTTTGGACTCATTGCTCTGG CGGAAGAAGTGAGAAAGCTGAAGTCTCGTGtggaaaacctggaaaaaatcAATGGCGGCCTCCTGACAATTAACCAAGGGAattcaaaaatagaaaaggatGTTTCAAGGGTAGACTTTCTTCATGGTATTTCACCCTCCTCAACCTTCCCTTATGAAAATGAAGAGTCAGTTTGGTTGATGGTGAAAAACAGACTGAACAAGGAAGTAGAACGAG gcTACTTCcgaggagagagaggagaaccTGGTGAGAAAG gTGACATGGGAATTCAAGGTCCCAGAG GAGAGCGAGGACTTCCTGGTGTCCCAG gcaTTCCTGGTCCAATTGGGCACCAAGGACCAGAAGGACCAAAAGGACAAAAGGGCAGCATGG GTGATCCTGGCATAGAAGGTCCCATGGGACAAAGAGGTCGAGAAGGGCTACCAGGGCCTCGAGGGGAGCCTGGACCACCTGGatttggagaaaaaggagatagaG GTGGTGTTGGTGAGCCAggtcctccagggccacctgGTCCCCCAGGTTCTGCTGGCCTTAAAG GTCTGATGGGTTCTCCAGGCCCACAAGGTCCTCCAG GTCCTCCCGGCCTACAAGGATTTAGAGGAGAAGCAGGTCTCCCAGGTGCTAAAG GTGAGAAAGGAGCCACTGGAGCCCCCGGACCCAAAG GTGACCAGGGTGAGAAGGGTTCTCGTGGAATGACAG GTGAACAAGGCTCAAGAGGAATGCCTGGTCCTCCAGGAGAGCCAGGGGCTAAAGGACCTATAG GACAAGCTGGCCGTGATGGACAGCCAGGTGAAAAAG GTGAACCAGGTCTTACGGGAATGCCAGGAGCCCGAGGCCCTCCAGGACCCTCTGGAGATGCAGGACAGCCAG gtCTCACAGGACCCCAAGGACCGCCAG GACTGCCAGGCAACCCAGGCCGACCAGGGGCTAGAG gaGAACCTGGAGCTCCAGGAAAAGTCGTAAGTGCTG AGGGTTCGTCAACTATTGCTCTGCCAGGCCCACCAGGTCCCCCAGGCCCAGCTGGCCCCACTGGACCCCCAGGTGTTCCAG GTCCTGTTGGGCCAGCTGGTCTCCCTGGACAGCAAG GTCCACGGGGTGAGAAGGGATCCCCAGGTGAAGCTGTGATAGAAACTATCAAAACAGAAGTCTCATCATTAACATCTCAAA TGCTGGCAGATTTACCAGGGCGAGCAGGACCACCAGGTCCCCCTGGGCCACCAG GTGAATCTGTGCAGGGACCCCCTGGACCTCGTGGCCCCCCGG GAGAAGGATTGCCAGGACCTCCAGGCCCACCAGGGAGACCTGGATCTTCCATGTCTACCTCAG aaacatTCTTCACAGGCCCACCAGGTCCACCAGGCCCACCAGGCCCGAAGGGAGACCAAG GCGAACGAGGTCCACGAGGATTCACGG GAGAACCGGGTGAGCCTGGCCTTTCAGCATTCTCCTCCCATG GTGACAGAATCACCATGCAGGGACCTCCAGGAGTTCCAGGCCCACCAGGCCCACCTGGACCCAAAG GTGATGCAGGTGTCCCAGGCGCTCCTGGAATCCCGGGAGCATCTCGAG GTGGATCCAGGCAAATTCAGGGACCCCCAGGACCTCCTGGGCCACCCGGTCCTCCTGGCCCAGGTGGAAGTTCATCTCAAGAGATTCAGCAGTATGTCACTGACTACCTGAAAA GTGACAACGTAAGGCATTATTTGACTGGTGCCCAAGGCCCACCAGGCCCTCCAGGCCCACCTGGAGTCATCACCACTGCAGACGGGACAAACTTGGATTatgcagagctggctgcccGTGTTATGAGCTATATGACAA GCTCTTCAGATCGCTATCAGTCATTTGCCAGTTCAGTGTCAACTACATCCGTTTTGTACCAAGAACTTCTGGACATGCTGCAGA gagAAGAAATTCGCCAGTATCTAATTGGACCTCGGGGCCCACCAGGACCTCCTGGACCAGGGGGAGATGGCATGTCTCTGTCACTGGATTATGATGAGCTGACCAGACGGTTTATCAGCTACTTAACAA GTTCTGGGATGAGCATCGGGCTCCCTGGACCACCTGGGCCTCCAGGGACACCTGGTATTTCATATAGTGACCTGACAGCATACCTGCGAA ACTCTGAATTCAGTGGTCTTGTAGGGCCCCCTGGTCCTGCAGGGcccccaggacctccagggATCCCCGGATCACCTGGCACCTCTCTGGAGGACGTCTCTGCTTACCTACAAA GTGTGGGATACTCCTCCCTCTCTGGAGTCCAGGGTCCACCTGGCCCTCCTGGCCCTCCAGGACCACCAGGCTTCTCAGGAACCGGCCTCCTGTCCTATGCTGACATCACCCACAGTGACGAGTTCAGGAGTGAGCTGATCCAGTACCTGAAGA GCGATGAAGTTCGAAGCTACATCTCAGGGCCGCCTGGGCCCCCTGGGCCACGGGGACCACCAGGACCCAAAGGAGATAGCGGCTTGGTGGCTGGGTCTTTATCTTCATCATACCAAGGGTTACGAACTTCTGAGCGGTTGCATGGAGGATCCCTTGGTGCTGAGGGATCCCATGGGGGATCACTGGGCACCAGCAGCTCATATGGCAGCTCCATGAGCAGCATGTCATCTTACAGTGCCTCAATGGGCAGTGATGGCTCTTATGATGCCTCCATGGGCAGTGATGGGTCTTTCGATGGGTTGCTGACAGAGGAGGAATCACACAGGAGATCAGCAAGTTCAAGCAGATCCTACAGCAACTCCTTCACTGGGTCCCTGGATTACAACGAGCTGGCACTCCGCGTGTCAGAGAGCCTACAGA GCCAAGGTATTCTCCAGGACCTGATGTCTTACACTGCACAAGGACCCGCAGGTCCCCCAGGCCCTCCTGGTCCCCCTGGCATCAGCAGGGTTTTTGCAGCCTATGGCAATGTCACCGAGGACCTCATGGACTTCTTTAGAA CATATGGTACCATCCAGGGGCCACCCGGTGAAAAGGGGGAGAGGGGTTATCCTGGACCCAAAG GTGACCCTGGACCAATGGGCCCACCAGGACGCCATGGGCACAGGGGaccaaaaggagagaaaggagagaaag GTGAACAAGTGTATgttggcagaagaaaaagaagaggtcTTGGGGTTTAA